From the Kribbella sp. CA-293567 genome, the window ACTCAGTGAACTCACCGCCCACGATCCGCTCACCGGGGACCTCCTGCACGAGGTTCCGCTTCCCGGCCCCGGCACGGTCGCCGACCTCGGCGCTCGACCGGAAGGCGGGCACGAGGCGTGGTTCAGCTACACCGACAGCGTCACGCCGCCCACGGTCCACCGGTACGACGCGCGCACCCGCAGGGTCACTCCCTGGTCGAGCACGAACCACCCCGGTCCGAAGATCGCGGCGCGGCAGCTGACCTACCCCTCCCGCGACGGTACGCCGATCCGGATGGTCGTGCTGGCCCGCGACGGCCAGGCTGGACCGCGCCCCACACTTCTCTACGGTTACGGCGGTTTCGGCCTCTCGATCACTCCTACCTACTCGGCTTTCGCGCTGGCGTGGGTCGAGGCCGGCGGGGTGTTCGTCACCGCGAACCTGCGCGGCGGAGGCGAGCAGGGCGACCTGTGGCATCGCGCCGGAACTCTGGGCTCGAAGCAGAACGTCATCGACGACTATCTCGCCGCGGCCGAGACGCTGATCGCGCAGGGCTGGACGACTTCCGGCCAGCTGGGGATCTGCGGTGAGTCCAACGGTGGCCTCCTGGTCGGCGCGGCCCTCACCCAGCGTCCCGAGCTGTTCGCGGCGGCGGTCTGCTCCGCGCCGCTGCTCGACATGGTCCGCTACGAGCAGTCCGGACTCGGCGCCTCGTGGGTGGGGGAGTACGGCTCGGCCGGGGATCCGGATCAGCTCGCTGCGTTGCTGGCGTACTCGCCGTACCACCGGGTGGCCGAGGTCGACTATCCGGCCGTGCTGTTCACCGTCTTCGGCGCCGACTCCCGTGTCGATCCCTTGCACGCCCGCAAGATGTGCGCCGCGCTGCAGCACTCCACCACCGGATCGCGGCCGATCCTGTTCAGGTACGAGAGCGACGCAGGACACCTACCGGCGGCGACCAGCCGAGGTGTCGGGCTGGCGGCGGACATCCTGGCTTTCCTCGCCTTCCACACCGGACTCGCCCCGTGACCACCTTCGGCGCCGTACTGCGCCGCGGCCGCGGCTGGCTCCCGCTGATCAGCATCGCCGCTCTGCTCGGCAGCTTGACCGTCCTCGCCCTGCCGACCGTGCTCGGCCGAGCAGTAGACGCTGTCGTCGCCGAAGAGGATCCCAGCGCCATCCTGGCCAGTCCCGGACGATGGGTGCTGATCGCATGCGGCCTGATTGCCCTCGGCATCGTCTGCGACGTCATCGAAGTGATCGCCGGTACTGCCTGCGTCGCCGGTACGACGGCCTGGCTCCGCCGTCGGCTGGTCAGCCAAGTGCTGGCCGCAGGCCCTGCCGGCACCCGCCACTTCGCCACCGGCGACCTGGTCAGCCGGGTGTCGAGCAACGCGACCGACGCGGCCCGAGCAGGACCGGCGACCATCACCGCGGTGACGGCGACGGTGCCGCCGATCGGGAGCCTGGTTCTGTTGTTTCTGATCAGCCCGTGGCTGGCTTTGGCGTTCCTGGGTGGCATCCTGCTCGTGGTCGCCGTGCTGTGGTTCTTCGCTCGCCGTACGGCCGAGATCAGTCTTGCGTACCAGCAGACCCAAGGCCGGATCGCGGCGGCGCTGACAGAGGCACTGGCCGGCCTGCGGACGATCACCGCCGCGGGGACGGCTGTCCGTGAGGAGCAGCGGGTGCTGCGACTGCTGCCACAGTTGCATGCTCACGGCCTGCAGACCTGGCAGATGCTCGCCCGCTCCGGTGCACAGGCAGCAGTGGTCGGCCCGCTGGTGCTGATCGCCGTCCTGGCGGTCGGTGGCATCGAGTTGGTCAATCGGCAGATCACTCCGGGCGAGTACTTCGCCGCCGCGCAGTACGCCGTGATCGGTGCGGGTCTGGGCGGCCTCACCGGAGTCCTCGGCCAGCTGGCCAGGGGGCAGGCCGGGATCGCCCGGATCTCCGAGGTCACCGCTGTCCCAGCTGTCGGCTACGGCGCTCTCACGCTCCCGGCCGGGCCGGGCCGGCTCGTTTTCGACGAAGTCACAGTGCGGGCGGGCGACGAACTGCTGCTGGACCGCGTTCAGCTGGACCTGCCAGGTGGGGCAGCGGTCGCGGTAGTGGGGCCGAATGGGGCGGGCAAGTCCGTACTGGCTGCTGTCGCCGGACGTCTCCAGGACCCCGACTCGGGCCAGGTGCGGCTCGACGGGGTCCCGCTGGCGGGCTTGAGCCACGAGGCCCTGCGGACGGCGGTGAAATGCGCTT encodes:
- a CDS encoding prolyl oligopeptidase family serine peptidase, whose protein sequence is MPRADLSYPDAERSAVVELLHGRQVADPYRWLEDATDQRTQSWQTAQDDLWLTHAARLPGRYRFRTGVATLSNVEITGTPTWRDGRRFFLRKGRGQEHPVLWLAGPEGERSLVDPIRLDPSGRTTLDRWQPSPDGRLLAFQVSQGNEASVLRVLAVDTGELVDEPIDRCRYSPVAWRADNQSFYFVRSRQLLLHRVGGAEDVQVLAGEASYGLEISADGHWLTISVADRNEQWVVELSGPDFDPVLAQQGLDARSALAVGPDGRLYVATTLEAPSGRICVADPREPGHENWRELIAEEPGAPLSQLAVLDGVLLVGRTRQALSELTAHDPLTGDLLHEVPLPGPGTVADLGARPEGGHEAWFSYTDSVTPPTVHRYDARTRRVTPWSSTNHPGPKIAARQLTYPSRDGTPIRMVVLARDGQAGPRPTLLYGYGGFGLSITPTYSAFALAWVEAGGVFVTANLRGGGEQGDLWHRAGTLGSKQNVIDDYLAAAETLIAQGWTTSGQLGICGESNGGLLVGAALTQRPELFAAAVCSAPLLDMVRYEQSGLGASWVGEYGSAGDPDQLAALLAYSPYHRVAEVDYPAVLFTVFGADSRVDPLHARKMCAALQHSTTGSRPILFRYESDAGHLPAATSRGVGLAADILAFLAFHTGLAP
- a CDS encoding ABC transporter ATP-binding protein, whose product is MTTFGAVLRRGRGWLPLISIAALLGSLTVLALPTVLGRAVDAVVAEEDPSAILASPGRWVLIACGLIALGIVCDVIEVIAGTACVAGTTAWLRRRLVSQVLAAGPAGTRHFATGDLVSRVSSNATDAARAGPATITAVTATVPPIGSLVLLFLISPWLALAFLGGILLVVAVLWFFARRTAEISLAYQQTQGRIAAALTEALAGLRTITAAGTAVREEQRVLRLLPQLHAHGLQTWQMLARSGAQAAVVGPLVLIAVLAVGGIELVNRQITPGEYFAAAQYAVIGAGLGGLTGVLGQLARGQAGIARISEVTAVPAVGYGALTLPAGPGRLVFDEVTVRAGDELLLDRVQLDLPGGAAVAVVGPNGAGKSVLAAVAGRLQDPDSGQVRLDGVPLAGLSHEALRTAVKCAFERPALIGSTVGDAISVGSAQPEQLLASARATHVHEFVSRMPDGYSTPLTEAPLSGGEAQRLGLARAWQAERLLILDDATSSLDTATELQISETLMGDRQQRTRLIITHRAGTAARADLVVWLDQGRVRAVGRHHELWRDPCYRKAFG